From a single Phycisphaeraceae bacterium genomic region:
- a CDS encoding sigma-70 family RNA polymerase sigma factor, whose translation MQDCIDRFGNLVWSLARRLSGGQADAEDAVQDIFVDVWRSAARYDPSLASEATFIAMIARRRLIDRRRRLSRRPDEVSAPAPSEMYADYREEGLERLDLSDEAEMARSAFDALSPEQQRVLQLSLQFGLSHQRISEATGLPLGTVKTHARRGLMRIRQALQREGNAGDGFDDGSLREEVTP comes from the coding sequence GTGCAAGACTGCATTGACCGGTTCGGGAACCTTGTCTGGTCGCTCGCGCGTCGGCTCAGCGGGGGGCAGGCCGACGCCGAGGACGCGGTGCAGGACATCTTCGTCGATGTCTGGCGCAGCGCCGCTCGCTACGACCCCTCTCTCGCGTCCGAAGCCACCTTCATCGCCATGATCGCGCGTCGCCGGCTCATCGATCGGCGGCGCCGGCTCTCGCGCCGGCCCGACGAGGTCAGCGCCCCTGCCCCTTCCGAGATGTACGCCGACTATCGCGAGGAAGGCCTCGAACGCCTCGATCTCTCCGACGAGGCCGAGATGGCCCGCTCCGCGTTCGACGCGCTCTCCCCAGAGCAGCAGCGAGTGCTCCAGCTCTCGCTTCAGTTCGGCCTCTCCCACCAGCGGATCTCCGAAGCCACCGGCCTGCCCCTGGGCACGGTCAAGACGCACGCACGCCGCGGGCTCATGCGCATCCGTCAGGCGCTCCAGCGCGAGGGCAACGCGGGCGACGGCTTCGACGACGGGTCTCTGCGCGAGGAGGTGACGCCGTGA
- a CDS encoding alpha/beta hydrolase: MTIAATSLTTRELSSELYDSLGIAHPPSTPVRVEEMGSGDPVVFLHGLLGINDHWKPMTAHLADRARCVMIEAPLLELKGSLCSVDGVTAVISGTLDRVLDGQPAVLVGNSLGGHVAQRLAISRPDICRGLVLAGSSGLFERTLEKNVQHRPSREWIERKIFDLFYDRSKVPPDCVDKAYEELSQRHGARAIVKLGRSAKADHMGERLHQITQPTLLLWGRQDNVTPPMVADEFHELIRDTRLVWLDECGHTPMLEHPELFAKHVRAFLDELDAGGARAVGADPKGDARDGRQEVA, translated from the coding sequence TTGACGATCGCAGCCACGAGTCTGACCACGAGGGAACTGTCCAGCGAGCTCTACGACTCGCTGGGCATCGCGCACCCGCCTTCCACCCCGGTCCGGGTCGAGGAGATGGGCTCGGGCGATCCCGTGGTCTTCCTCCACGGGCTGCTCGGGATCAACGACCACTGGAAGCCGATGACCGCGCACCTGGCCGACAGGGCGCGCTGCGTCATGATCGAGGCGCCCCTCCTCGAGCTCAAGGGAAGTCTCTGCAGCGTCGACGGCGTGACGGCGGTGATCTCCGGGACGCTCGACCGCGTGCTGGACGGTCAGCCGGCGGTCCTCGTGGGCAACTCGCTGGGCGGGCATGTGGCGCAGCGCCTCGCGATCTCGCGCCCCGATATCTGCCGCGGGCTCGTCCTCGCCGGTTCGTCGGGCCTGTTCGAGCGCACGCTCGAGAAGAACGTGCAGCACCGCCCGAGCCGCGAGTGGATCGAGCGCAAGATCTTCGATCTGTTCTATGACCGGTCCAAGGTCCCGCCCGACTGCGTGGACAAGGCGTACGAAGAGCTCTCGCAGCGACACGGCGCGCGCGCGATCGTCAAGCTCGGGCGCAGCGCCAAGGCGGACCACATGGGCGAGCGCCTGCACCAGATCACGCAGCCCACGCTGCTGCTGTGGGGCAGGCAGGACAACGTCACGCCCCCCATGGTCGCCGACGAGTTCCACGAGCTGATCCGCGACACGCGCCTTGTGTGGCTCGACGAGTGCGGGCACACCCCGATGCTCGAGCACCCCGAGTTGTTCGCGAAGCATGTGCGCGCGTTCCTCGACGAGCTCGACGCCGGCGGCGCCCGCGCTGTCGGGGCGGACCCGAAGGGCGACGCGCGCGACGGCCGGCAGGAGGTCGCGTAA
- a CDS encoding NRDE family protein — translation MCTVTIITTPDGFRLVTNRDERRTRPLAIAPTLRSLGGRPALSPTDPLGGGTWVAATDAGLVYTVLNGNPSPMPALPARELLVSRGLIIPRIAGASTIAEAINLTENLPLERLAPFRLIATDGRTTVEAWWARETLSLSRRGAGPSCWASSGLGDALVQVRLPLFRELVVDAGATPDAQDAFHRHQWPDNTRLSVRMDREDARTVSRTTVEVSSRTREALVRYEDDQGVRTLALPLRAHEQAAHRAARGNG, via the coding sequence ATGTGCACCGTCACGATCATCACGACCCCGGACGGCTTCCGCCTGGTGACCAACCGCGACGAGCGGCGCACGCGCCCGCTCGCGATCGCGCCGACCCTGCGCTCGCTCGGCGGTCGGCCCGCGCTCAGCCCCACCGACCCCCTCGGGGGCGGGACCTGGGTCGCCGCGACCGACGCCGGGCTCGTGTACACCGTGCTTAACGGCAATCCCTCGCCGATGCCGGCGCTGCCCGCCCGGGAATTGCTGGTCTCGCGCGGGCTGATCATCCCTCGCATCGCCGGCGCGTCGACCATCGCCGAGGCGATCAACCTGACCGAGAACCTGCCCCTCGAGCGCCTCGCGCCCTTCCGGCTGATCGCGACGGACGGGCGCACGACCGTGGAGGCGTGGTGGGCGCGCGAGACGCTCTCGCTGTCGCGCCGCGGCGCCGGGCCGTCGTGCTGGGCGTCGAGCGGACTGGGCGACGCGCTGGTTCAGGTGCGCTTGCCGCTGTTCCGCGAGCTCGTCGTGGACGCCGGCGCGACGCCCGACGCGCAGGACGCCTTCCACCGGCACCAGTGGCCCGACAACACGCGTCTGAGCGTTCGCATGGATCGCGAGGACGCGCGGACCGTCTCGCGCACGACGGTCGAGGTCTCCTCGCGCACGCGCGAGGCGCTCGTCCGGTACGAAGATGACCAAGGGGTGCGCACGCTCGCCCTGCCCCTGCGCGCCCACGAGCAGGCGGCGCATCGCGCCGCGCGAGGGAACGGGTGA
- a CDS encoding alpha/beta fold hydrolase yields the protein MKRPRRRRRGGLFRPPRRGRRVLRRVLLLWALLLTVSWFVRLTTPSPYTPPAEADGGVRRFVLTPQFDSRGEEIEDSSMRLAFYRWAADEDDRIDGRPPVILLHGSPGSASNMTAMGAALADEGYVVYAFDLPGMGMSEGWVESFGARACASAILAAMHNLGIDRAHLVGWSWSGAVVTRMAERAPDRVASMTLMGASVTMEAEGTGDWRFERAKYAIGYVALVVAPEAIPHFGFLGTLSSRHAFIRNFWDTNLRPMARVLASVETPTLIVHGRDDILVPAWGAELHHSLAPNSRLVVLDAGHFLPIPEPYGQLGETVAHLLPFLLRHDEPGIPALTGIADFSPVNRSTVTDMGMVHVSRSMHWALIILLIIVATFISEDATVIAVGLAIAHGQIDPFVGLIGCFLGILIGDGGLWALGRFVGRRALSWPIVRAWVPEASLDRWGRWFDRHSIAAVFVARAFPGTRVPTYFAAGLLSKRAHGFLLWATLAVLIWTPLLLTMVILVGPRLVDAVERVLGGPVAIVAVIVFLLIVYRVLTYAFTWTGRRRLLADALRIGRPEFWPSFVFYLPLVPWIALQALRRGGPMTFTCVNPGIPHGGGVVGESKMHIFRALAGASDRLIPTAYIDAGPSASERADLVARLVREDPTLGDYPVILKPNEAQRGHGFKVIRNREDAHRYFESMTRAALLQAYHPGPFEAGVLWKREPGEEHGRVFSVTKKVFPIIEGDGESTLERLIWKHPRFMMQADLFLKRYDAERDRVLGKGEKMRIAIAGNHCQGTMFVDGADLITPEFERAIDEVATCFEGRGLDFGRFDIRYASEDDLRAGLGFKIIELNGTMSESTNIYDPSKPVWWAYKILLRQWDALYRIGGARRRAGVRPMTIRELIRTAAEHYRGRPGSSVAD from the coding sequence GTGAAGCGTCCCCGTCGCAGGAGACGGGGCGGCCTGTTCCGCCCGCCCCGCCGCGGCCGGCGGGTCCTGCGGCGCGTCCTGCTGCTCTGGGCGCTGCTCCTGACCGTCTCGTGGTTCGTCCGGCTCACGACGCCTTCGCCCTACACGCCCCCTGCCGAAGCCGACGGCGGGGTTCGTCGATTCGTGCTCACTCCCCAGTTCGATTCTCGCGGCGAGGAGATCGAAGACTCCTCGATGCGCCTCGCGTTCTACCGCTGGGCGGCGGACGAGGACGACCGGATCGACGGCAGGCCCCCTGTCATCCTGCTCCACGGGAGCCCGGGCAGCGCCTCCAACATGACCGCGATGGGCGCCGCCCTCGCCGACGAGGGCTACGTCGTCTACGCGTTCGACCTGCCCGGGATGGGCATGTCCGAGGGCTGGGTCGAGAGCTTCGGCGCGCGCGCCTGCGCGTCGGCGATCCTCGCGGCGATGCACAACCTCGGCATCGATCGCGCGCACCTGGTCGGCTGGTCGTGGAGCGGCGCTGTCGTCACCCGGATGGCGGAGCGCGCGCCGGACCGCGTCGCCTCGATGACGCTCATGGGCGCCAGCGTGACCATGGAAGCCGAAGGCACCGGTGATTGGCGCTTCGAGCGCGCGAAGTACGCCATCGGCTACGTCGCCCTCGTCGTGGCCCCCGAGGCGATCCCCCACTTCGGCTTCCTGGGGACGCTCTCCAGCCGGCACGCGTTCATCCGGAACTTCTGGGACACCAACCTGCGCCCCATGGCGCGCGTCCTCGCGAGCGTCGAGACCCCCACCCTTATCGTCCACGGGCGCGACGACATCCTCGTCCCAGCGTGGGGCGCCGAACTCCATCACTCCCTTGCGCCCAACAGCCGTCTCGTGGTGCTCGACGCCGGGCATTTCCTGCCCATCCCCGAGCCCTACGGCCAGCTGGGCGAGACCGTCGCCCACCTGCTCCCCTTCCTCCTGCGCCACGACGAGCCGGGGATCCCGGCGCTCACCGGCATCGCCGACTTCTCGCCCGTGAACCGCTCGACCGTGACGGACATGGGCATGGTCCACGTCTCGCGCTCGATGCACTGGGCGCTGATCATCCTTCTCATCATCGTCGCGACCTTCATCAGCGAGGACGCGACGGTCATCGCTGTCGGCCTCGCGATCGCGCACGGGCAGATCGACCCCTTCGTCGGGCTGATCGGGTGCTTCCTGGGCATCCTGATCGGCGACGGCGGCCTGTGGGCGCTGGGCCGGTTCGTGGGGCGGCGCGCGCTGAGCTGGCCGATCGTGCGCGCCTGGGTCCCCGAAGCGTCGCTCGACCGCTGGGGACGCTGGTTCGACCGACACTCCATCGCCGCGGTCTTCGTCGCGCGCGCCTTCCCGGGCACGCGCGTGCCGACCTATTTCGCGGCCGGGCTGCTCTCCAAGCGGGCCCACGGCTTCCTGCTCTGGGCGACGCTGGCGGTCCTCATCTGGACGCCCCTGCTGCTCACGATGGTCATCCTCGTCGGCCCCAGACTCGTCGACGCCGTCGAGCGCGTGCTGGGCGGGCCCGTCGCGATCGTCGCGGTCATCGTCTTCCTGCTCATCGTCTACCGGGTGCTGACCTACGCCTTCACGTGGACCGGGCGACGGAGGCTGCTCGCCGACGCGCTGCGCATCGGGCGCCCCGAGTTCTGGCCCTCCTTCGTGTTCTATCTCCCGCTGGTCCCCTGGATCGCCCTCCAGGCGCTGCGCCGAGGCGGGCCGATGACCTTTACCTGCGTCAACCCCGGCATCCCCCACGGGGGCGGCGTCGTGGGCGAGTCGAAAATGCACATCTTCCGCGCCCTCGCCGGCGCGAGCGACCGACTCATCCCGACCGCGTACATCGACGCAGGGCCCAGCGCGTCGGAGCGCGCCGACCTCGTCGCCCGGCTCGTGCGCGAGGACCCGACCCTCGGGGACTACCCCGTCATCCTGAAGCCCAACGAGGCCCAGCGCGGGCACGGGTTCAAGGTCATCCGCAACCGCGAAGACGCGCACCGCTACTTCGAATCGATGACCCGCGCCGCCCTGCTCCAGGCCTATCACCCCGGCCCCTTCGAGGCCGGCGTCCTCTGGAAGCGCGAGCCCGGCGAGGAGCACGGTCGCGTCTTCTCCGTCACGAAAAAGGTCTTCCCCATCATCGAGGGCGACGGCGAGTCCACCCTCGAGCGCCTCATCTGGAAGCACCCGCGCTTCATGATGCAGGCCGATCTCTTCCTGAAGCGCTACGACGCCGAGCGCGACCGCGTCCTGGGCAAGGGCGAGAAGATGCGCATCGCCATCGCCGGCAACCACTGCCAGGGCACGATGTTCGTCGACGGCGCCGACCTCATCACCCCCGAGTTCGAGCGCGCGATCGACGAGGTCGCGACCTGCTTCGAAGGCCGGGGCCTCGACTTCGGACGCTTCGACATCCGCTACGCCAGCGAAGACGACCTGCGCGCCGGGCTGGGGTTCAAGATCATCGAGCTCAACGGCACGATGTCCGAGTCGACCAACATCTACGACCCGAGCAAGCCCGTCTGGTGGGCCTACAAGATCCTCCTGCGCCAGTGGGACGCGCTCTACCGGATCGGGGGCGCCAGGCGACGGGCCGGGGTCCGCCCCATGACCATCCGGGAGCTGATCCGGACCGCCGCCGAGCACTATCGGGGACGCCCGGGATCCTCGGTCGCCGATTGA
- a CDS encoding GH3 auxin-responsive promoter family protein yields MAAWTSVVGSGLKAALSRRARLLDDRAYWAQNSGDIQRAELRRLLQRAQDTAFGKRHGFQRIHAITSDHGMLEAYRDAVPVREYLALRDEWLEPMRTGAIPDHCWPGVVRDWAQTSGTTAGDKYVPVSKDLLRHNMRSALDIYAHALRRGMSLSKLFGGKIVFLGGSTDLAENDQGVRTGDLSGIVTQLIRWPLSTVYLPGKRVALMSDWTEKMGAMSELAASADVRAISGMPSWSIVLFERVIELARAGGLDATCVRDVWPNFDLFIHGGTRFTPFEPRVRELWSGSPTGDDVPNRIEVYAASEAFVAVQDERGEPSMRLNIDSGVVYEFVPVEELSTGHPGAFLCDKVEKGQRYVVVLSTCGGLWRYVLGDVVEFDSIPPEGPARLRIVGRHKHFINAFGENLIVEHIETAVARAAEKTGARIGEFTAAPVYPDPSTGVRAGLELAVEWHSPPALLEPFGREFDLSLKAQNVDYTTKRKDDLGMRPPTITTLPGGTFHDWLARRGKLGGQHKCPRCANHREIIADLREIAESRERATSGA; encoded by the coding sequence ATGGCCGCCTGGACCTCGGTGGTCGGGTCTGGTCTGAAGGCCGCGCTGTCCCGGCGCGCAAGGCTGCTCGATGATCGCGCCTACTGGGCGCAGAACTCCGGCGATATCCAGCGGGCCGAGCTGCGTCGCCTGCTGCAGCGCGCGCAGGACACCGCGTTCGGCAAGCGACACGGCTTCCAGCGCATCCACGCGATCACCAGCGATCATGGCATGCTCGAGGCCTACCGCGACGCGGTCCCGGTCCGCGAGTACCTCGCGCTGCGCGACGAGTGGCTCGAGCCCATGCGCACGGGAGCGATCCCCGATCACTGCTGGCCCGGCGTCGTGCGCGACTGGGCGCAGACCAGCGGCACGACGGCGGGCGATAAGTACGTGCCCGTCAGCAAGGACCTGCTGCGCCACAACATGCGCAGCGCGCTCGATATCTACGCCCACGCCCTGCGGCGCGGGATGTCGCTCTCGAAGCTCTTCGGGGGCAAGATCGTCTTCCTCGGCGGGTCGACCGACCTCGCCGAGAACGATCAGGGCGTGCGCACCGGCGACCTGTCCGGCATCGTCACCCAGCTGATCCGCTGGCCCCTGTCGACGGTCTACCTCCCCGGCAAGCGCGTCGCCCTCATGAGCGACTGGACCGAGAAGATGGGCGCGATGTCCGAGCTCGCCGCGAGCGCCGACGTGCGCGCGATCAGCGGGATGCCGAGCTGGTCCATCGTGCTCTTCGAACGCGTCATCGAGCTCGCCCGCGCCGGGGGCCTCGACGCGACCTGCGTGCGAGATGTGTGGCCGAACTTCGATCTGTTCATCCACGGCGGGACGCGCTTCACGCCCTTCGAGCCGCGCGTGCGCGAGTTGTGGTCCGGCTCACCCACCGGCGACGACGTGCCCAACCGCATCGAGGTCTACGCCGCCAGCGAGGCGTTCGTCGCGGTGCAGGACGAGCGGGGCGAGCCGTCGATGCGCCTCAACATCGACAGCGGCGTGGTCTACGAGTTCGTCCCGGTCGAGGAGCTCTCGACCGGCCACCCCGGCGCGTTCCTCTGCGACAAGGTCGAGAAGGGCCAGCGATACGTCGTCGTGCTCTCGACCTGCGGCGGGCTGTGGCGCTACGTGCTGGGCGACGTGGTCGAGTTCGACTCGATCCCCCCCGAGGGCCCGGCGCGCCTGAGGATCGTCGGGCGACACAAGCATTTCATCAACGCCTTCGGCGAGAACCTCATCGTCGAGCACATCGAGACCGCCGTCGCACGCGCCGCGGAGAAGACCGGGGCGCGCATCGGCGAGTTCACGGCGGCGCCGGTGTACCCCGACCCCTCGACCGGCGTTCGCGCCGGGCTCGAGCTCGCGGTCGAGTGGCACTCGCCCCCGGCCCTGCTCGAGCCGTTCGGGCGCGAGTTCGATCTCTCGCTCAAGGCGCAGAACGTGGACTACACGACCAAGCGCAAAGACGATCTGGGGATGCGCCCCCCCACCATCACCACCCTGCCCGGGGGGACATTCCACGACTGGCTCGCCCGACGGGGCAAGCTGGGCGGGCAGCACAAGTGCCCCCGGTGCGCGAACCATCGCGAGATCATCGCCGACCTTCGTGAAATCGCCGAGAGCCGCGAACGAGCAACCAGCGGGGCCTGA
- a CDS encoding ABC transporter ATP-binding protein, translating into MLRVDDLHKRFGGRPAVDGLTIGVRRGEVYGLLGPNGAGKTTTLSLIVGLLTPDSGSITIDGVGAPTDPRVRRHLGLAPQSLALYDDLTASENLRLFARLYGLDASATRRRVGELLDFAQLHDRADSRVKTYSGGMKRRLNLALALVHDPPLLLLDEPTVGVDPHSRNAIFEAILALRESGKTVVYTTHYMEEAQRLCDRVGVIDRGRLLAEGTVHDLIETYGGASVVSVERPEGVERVHADRPIEKLPEILASGNVLGVHIERANLETVFLALTGRSLRD; encoded by the coding sequence ATGCTGCGCGTCGACGACCTCCACAAACGCTTCGGCGGACGCCCCGCCGTCGACGGGCTCACCATCGGTGTGCGCCGGGGCGAGGTCTATGGGCTGCTGGGGCCCAACGGCGCCGGCAAGACCACGACGCTGTCGCTGATCGTCGGGCTGCTCACGCCAGACTCGGGCTCGATCACGATCGACGGCGTGGGCGCGCCGACCGACCCGCGCGTGCGCAGGCATCTCGGCCTGGCGCCGCAGTCGCTCGCGCTCTACGACGACCTGACGGCGTCGGAAAACCTCCGCCTGTTCGCGCGCCTCTACGGGCTCGACGCGTCCGCGACGCGCCGGCGCGTCGGCGAGCTGCTGGACTTCGCGCAGCTGCACGACCGCGCGGACTCGCGAGTCAAGACATACTCCGGGGGCATGAAGCGCCGGCTCAACCTCGCGCTCGCGCTGGTGCACGACCCGCCGCTGCTGCTGCTCGACGAGCCGACAGTGGGGGTGGACCCGCACTCGCGCAACGCGATCTTCGAGGCGATCCTCGCGCTGCGCGAATCGGGCAAGACCGTCGTCTACACCACGCACTACATGGAAGAGGCGCAGCGACTCTGCGACCGCGTCGGCGTGATCGACCGCGGGCGCCTCCTCGCCGAGGGGACGGTGCACGACCTGATCGAGACATACGGCGGGGCGTCGGTCGTCTCGGTCGAGCGCCCGGAGGGCGTCGAGCGCGTCCACGCCGACCGCCCCATCGAAAAGCTGCCAGAGATCCTCGCGTCGGGCAATGTCCTGGGCGTTCACATCGAGCGCGCGAACCTCGAGACCGTGTTCCTCGCGCTGACCGGCAGGAGTCTGCGAGACTGA
- a CDS encoding bifunctional nuclease family protein, which produces MELSRILIRELNDYQIIELREVEGDRSFPIVIGLPEAQAIDRRLKGIEIKRPQTHDLLAHIIETMGGTLDSISINDLAEHTFFASLNIRQNGQTLNVDCRPSDAIALGVAAGVPIFVAEHVLDAAIKDA; this is translated from the coding sequence ATGGAACTCTCCCGAATCCTGATCCGCGAGCTCAATGACTACCAGATCATCGAGCTGCGCGAAGTCGAGGGCGACCGCTCGTTCCCGATCGTCATCGGACTGCCCGAGGCGCAGGCGATCGACCGGCGCCTCAAGGGCATCGAGATCAAGCGCCCCCAGACCCACGACCTGCTCGCCCACATCATCGAGACCATGGGCGGGACGCTCGACTCCATCTCCATCAACGACCTCGCCGAGCACACCTTCTTCGCGTCCCTCAACATCCGGCAGAACGGCCAGACCCTCAATGTCGACTGCCGCCCGAGCGACGCGATCGCGCTGGGCGTCGCCGCGGGAGTCCCCATCTTCGTCGCCGAGCATGTCCTCGACGCCGCGATCAAGGACGCCTGA
- a CDS encoding fasciclin domain-containing protein, with the protein MASNGVIHVIDSVILPSGKNIVETAVGAGSFKTLAAALEAAGLVSALEGEGPFTVFAPTDEAFAKLPAGTVESLLKPENRETLKGILLYHVVSGRVFSEDVVKLSEAKTLQGSPVKVSTAGGVKINNAKVVKTDINATNGVIHVIDTVILPN; encoded by the coding sequence ATGGCCAGCAACGGCGTGATCCACGTGATCGACAGCGTCATCCTGCCCTCGGGCAAGAACATCGTCGAGACGGCGGTCGGCGCCGGCTCCTTCAAGACCCTGGCCGCCGCCCTCGAGGCCGCCGGTCTCGTGTCCGCCCTGGAGGGCGAAGGCCCGTTCACCGTCTTCGCCCCGACCGACGAGGCCTTCGCGAAGCTCCCGGCCGGGACCGTCGAGAGTCTCCTCAAGCCCGAGAATCGCGAGACGCTCAAGGGCATCCTGTTGTACCACGTCGTCTCCGGGCGCGTCTTCAGCGAGGACGTCGTGAAGCTCAGCGAGGCCAAGACGCTCCAGGGCTCGCCGGTCAAGGTCTCGACGGCCGGCGGCGTCAAGATCAACAACGCGAAGGTCGTGAAGACCGACATCAACGCGACCAACGGCGTGATCCACGTGATCGACACCGTCATCCTCCCCAACTGA
- the truD gene encoding tRNA pseudouridine(13) synthase TruD: MDSAPTIPGVTCGYLTADLRGVGGVIKARPEDFLVDEEPLYQPCGEGEHIYLYIEKRDLTTPQAAEILAKHFGVERRAVGYAGLKDKRAITRQVFSVHTPGRSFEEFPELAHPRMATLWADMHTNKLRLGHLRANRFSIRVRAVRAVDVRAAIAIVERLERSGVPNLAGEQRFGARANNHLLGRHEASGDSRALLDELLGAHGVDDGQGSLRDAREAYARRDYDAALGATPREMEAELAALRSLVRHGDPDRAARAIPRRLRQFWVNALQSWAFNRVVSGRIERGEFDRILPGDLAWKHDNGAVFRVDDALAQDPQTRARAERFEISASGPLWGPKMTRAHGAVDRAEMDALGELGVTLDQIAEWERRSGCEAPGARRAIRAPLVDPEAEGGADEHGEYVRVAFELPPGAFATIALREIMKPETATRS; this comes from the coding sequence GTGGACAGCGCACCAACCATCCCGGGCGTGACCTGCGGCTATCTCACCGCCGACCTTCGCGGCGTCGGGGGCGTCATCAAGGCGCGCCCCGAGGACTTCCTCGTCGACGAGGAGCCCCTCTACCAGCCCTGCGGCGAGGGCGAGCACATCTACCTCTACATCGAGAAGCGCGACCTCACCACGCCCCAGGCCGCGGAGATCCTCGCGAAGCACTTCGGCGTCGAACGGCGCGCCGTCGGGTACGCGGGCCTCAAGGACAAGCGCGCGATCACGCGCCAAGTGTTCAGCGTGCACACGCCCGGCAGGTCGTTCGAGGAGTTCCCCGAGCTCGCCCACCCGCGCATGGCCACCCTCTGGGCAGACATGCACACGAACAAGCTCCGGCTCGGGCACCTGCGCGCGAACCGGTTCTCCATCCGCGTGCGCGCCGTGCGCGCCGTCGACGTGCGCGCCGCGATCGCGATCGTCGAGCGCCTCGAGCGCTCGGGCGTGCCCAACCTCGCCGGCGAGCAGCGTTTCGGCGCTCGCGCCAACAACCACCTGCTCGGGCGCCACGAGGCCTCCGGCGACTCGCGCGCCCTGCTCGACGAGCTGCTGGGCGCCCACGGGGTCGACGACGGGCAGGGCTCGCTGCGCGACGCGCGCGAGGCGTACGCACGCAGAGACTACGACGCGGCGCTCGGGGCCACGCCGCGCGAGATGGAGGCCGAGCTGGCCGCCCTCCGCTCGCTCGTGCGCCACGGCGACCCCGACCGCGCCGCGCGCGCGATCCCGCGCCGGCTCCGCCAGTTCTGGGTCAACGCGCTCCAGAGCTGGGCGTTCAACCGCGTGGTCTCCGGTCGGATCGAGCGGGGCGAGTTCGATCGGATCCTCCCGGGCGATCTGGCCTGGAAGCACGACAACGGCGCGGTGTTCCGCGTCGACGACGCGCTCGCGCAGGACCCGCAGACCCGCGCTCGCGCCGAGCGCTTCGAGATCAGCGCGTCCGGCCCGCTGTGGGGCCCGAAGATGACGCGCGCGCACGGCGCTGTCGATCGCGCCGAGATGGACGCGCTCGGCGAGCTCGGCGTCACGCTCGACCAGATCGCCGAGTGGGAGCGACGCTCCGGCTGCGAGGCCCCCGGGGCCAGACGGGCGATCCGCGCGCCGCTCGTCGATCCCGAGGCCGAAGGCGGCGCCGACGAGCACGGCGAGTATGTCCGCGTGGCCTTCGAGCTGCCCCCCGGCGCCTTCGCGACGATCGCGCTGCGCGAGATCATGAAGCCCGAGACCGCTACTCGATCGTGA